Proteins found in one Novipirellula artificiosorum genomic segment:
- a CDS encoding alpha-L-fucosidase has translation MKLRILFPLVLMCAAQFSYAAPPDKLPEVHLKEWKAMNESKAETMQWFKDSKFGMFIHWGLYSIPGGVWDGQKIHEMRRPHVAEWIQHAAEVPRAEYAQLAKSFNPIHFDAEAIVKLAKAAGMRYLVITAKHHDGFALYDSRVSDFDVMDATPFKRDIIRELHDACKKEGLAFGVYYSHNIDWADGSDCRAAEYKEKGWTIENQNLAFGANTWDPSPNTFQEYLDNKAYPQVKELMENYPDMKCLWYDMPWRMDAEQSFNFYKIVYDIQPQIIITHRIGNGFGDYTIPGDNKIPENLDDLKKPWETVGTFNNSWGFNGYDQDWKSPQEILFWLIEIVSKGGNYMLNIGPTGLGGVPTESVGNLQAVGAWLDVNGEAVYGTSKWKLTKEGITQLSMGGTGDREKRGFQFDFTAEDFWFTQKDDSLYAISLVPAKETVTVKSFDTGIGKVKSVELLGHGKVDFSQDENGLTATLPARLKSELGFVLKVNR, from the coding sequence ATGAAACTAAGAATACTATTCCCCCTTGTCCTCATGTGCGCCGCACAATTCAGCTACGCCGCTCCGCCGGATAAGCTGCCTGAAGTTCACCTGAAAGAATGGAAGGCGATGAACGAGTCCAAGGCCGAGACCATGCAGTGGTTCAAAGATTCCAAGTTTGGAATGTTTATCCACTGGGGCCTCTATTCGATCCCAGGTGGGGTCTGGGATGGCCAAAAGATCCATGAGATGCGACGTCCACATGTCGCAGAGTGGATACAGCACGCAGCGGAGGTTCCTCGGGCGGAATACGCGCAGTTGGCGAAGTCGTTTAACCCCATCCATTTTGATGCCGAGGCGATTGTCAAGCTCGCGAAAGCCGCGGGCATGAGATACCTCGTCATCACTGCAAAGCATCATGACGGTTTTGCATTGTACGATTCGCGAGTCAGCGATTTTGATGTGATGGACGCAACCCCTTTCAAACGCGACATCATCAGGGAACTGCATGACGCCTGTAAGAAGGAGGGCCTGGCCTTTGGTGTGTATTACTCTCACAACATTGACTGGGCGGATGGTTCCGACTGCCGTGCAGCAGAATACAAGGAGAAGGGGTGGACGATCGAGAATCAAAACCTGGCCTTCGGTGCCAACACATGGGACCCCAGCCCGAATACGTTTCAGGAATACCTGGACAACAAAGCGTATCCACAAGTGAAGGAATTGATGGAGAATTACCCGGACATGAAATGTCTTTGGTATGACATGCCCTGGCGCATGGACGCTGAGCAAAGCTTCAATTTCTATAAGATCGTGTATGACATCCAGCCGCAGATTATCATCACTCATCGAATCGGAAACGGATTTGGCGACTACACCATTCCAGGTGATAACAAGATTCCTGAAAACCTGGATGATCTGAAGAAACCCTGGGAAACCGTTGGCACGTTCAACAACTCTTGGGGGTTCAACGGTTATGACCAGGATTGGAAGTCACCTCAGGAAATCCTCTTTTGGTTGATCGAAATCGTTTCCAAGGGCGGCAACTACATGCTGAACATTGGGCCGACCGGTTTGGGCGGTGTGCCCACCGAGAGCGTTGGCAATTTGCAAGCCGTCGGTGCGTGGCTGGATGTCAACGGCGAGGCCGTTTACGGAACGAGCAAATGGAAGCTCACCAAGGAGGGAATAACTCAACTCAGCATGGGAGGAACGGGGGACCGCGAAAAACGCGGGTTTCAGTTTGATTTCACCGCCGAGGATTTCTGGTTTACGCAGAAGGATGATTCACTGTACGCGATCTCGTTGGTCCCTGCGAAAGAGACAGTAACAGTGAAGTCTTTTGACACAGGCATTGGGAAGGTGAAGTCCGTTGAACTGCTGGGGCACGGCAAGGTGGACTTCAGCCAGGATGAAAATGGGTTAACCGCGACTCTACCCGCTCGCTTGAAGTCTGAGTTGGGTTTTGTCTTGAAGGTGAATCGATAG